From the genome of Acidobacteriota bacterium, one region includes:
- a CDS encoding DUF507 family protein, with the protein MSNRLSREKINFLSRQILNLLAKDDKVEFLDDPNEIRLVIVKSIEQEMKLYESLDRKAIDKIQSQKKSIEEGSREWEILYRKYYNDELNKLGKLSE; encoded by the coding sequence GTGAGCAACCGCCTGTCACGGGAAAAGATCAACTTCCTGTCGCGCCAGATCCTCAACCTTCTGGCCAAAGACGACAAGGTGGAATTCCTTGACGATCCCAATGAAATCCGCCTGGTCATCGTCAAATCGATCGAACAGGAGATGAAGCTCTACGAATCCCTGGACCGCAAAGCCATCGACAAAATCCAGTCCCAGAAAAAATCGATCGAAGAAGGCAGCCGGGAGTGGGAAATCCTCTATCGCAAGTATTACAACGACGAGCTCAACAAGCTCGGCAAACTCAGCGAATAA
- the rfbD gene encoding dTDP-4-dehydrorhamnose reductase, whose amino-acid sequence MKRIALIGADGQLGSDLLETLSGEDVHPLYYPEFDVTHPEESGRVLREISPGIVINTSAFHRVDECESRPLEAFRVNAFAVRDLARVCRDIEAVLVHFSTDYVFDGRKKTPYTEDDPPNPQSVYAVSKLAGEYFVRNIAPRHFVIRTCGLFGRAGCREKGRNFVESMIALADSGKPIRVVDDQTVAPTSTLELADRTSALLDTDGYGLYHLTSRGQCTWYEFARAIFDALGRKPDLVPITTQELAAPALRPGYSILDAGRAEKSGLAKMSLWNDALNQYLKLKRVIR is encoded by the coding sequence ATGAAGAGAATCGCCCTGATCGGTGCGGACGGACAGCTGGGTTCCGACCTGCTTGAAACCCTCTCGGGAGAGGATGTTCACCCGCTTTATTACCCGGAATTCGATGTCACGCATCCGGAAGAATCGGGCCGGGTTCTCCGTGAGATCTCTCCCGGAATCGTCATCAACACGTCCGCCTTTCACCGTGTTGATGAATGCGAATCCCGGCCTCTGGAGGCATTTCGCGTCAACGCCTTTGCCGTCCGGGATCTCGCCCGGGTGTGCCGGGACATCGAGGCCGTGCTGGTTCACTTCAGCACCGATTACGTCTTTGACGGCCGGAAAAAGACTCCCTATACCGAAGACGATCCTCCGAATCCCCAGAGCGTCTATGCGGTGTCCAAGCTGGCGGGGGAATATTTCGTCCGAAACATCGCCCCGCGTCATTTCGTCATCAGGACATGCGGCCTGTTCGGCCGGGCCGGATGCCGGGAAAAAGGCCGCAATTTCGTCGAATCCATGATCGCCCTGGCGGATTCGGGGAAGCCCATCCGGGTCGTCGACGATCAGACCGTCGCTCCGACATCGACTCTTGAGCTTGCCGACCGGACGTCCGCTCTTCTCGATACCGACGGCTATGGCCTCTACCATCTGACCAGCCGCGGGCAATGCACGTGGTATGAGTTTGCCCGAGCCATATTTGATGCCCTGGGACGGAAGCCCGACCTGGTCCCCATCACGACCCAGGAACTGGCGGCGCCGGCCCTGCGGCCCGGCTATTCGATTCTGGATGCCGGCCGGGCTGAAAAATCCGGCTTGGCGAAAATGTCCCTTTGGAATGACGCCCTGAATCAGTATCTGAAACTGAAAAGGGTTATTCGCTGA